The window CACGTCGCCAAGGGAACCGGTATAAGTTAATTTACCTTTACCAGGTACCGATGTTGCTTCAATCGTTAGCAGATCACCGCCTACTTGTGTCCACGCTAAGCCTGTCACTTGACCGATTTGGTTCTTCGACTCGGCTTTGCCGTAATCGAAGCGCTGCACGCCAAGGAATGACTTAAGATTCTCTTGATTCACAGTGACAGATTTTACTGATTTATCGAGCAAAATCATTTTCACGACTTTACGGCAAATCTTAGACAATTCACGCTCAAGTGAACGCACGCCCGCTTCACGGGTGTAATAGCGGATAATGCCAACGATAGCGCTATCCTCGACTTTAATTTCAGCCGCTTTTAAGCCGTTGCGCTCAATTTGCTTATTCAGCAAATGTTGCTTAGCAATATTCAGCTTCTCGTCTTCGGTGTAACCCGACAAACGGATCACTTCCATACGGTCAAGTAGTGGCCCAGGAATGTCCATAGAGTTAGACGTTGCCACAAACATCACATCGGATAAGTCGTAATCGACTTCGAGGTAATGATCGTTAAAGGTCGCATTTTGCTCAGGATCTAACACTTCTAATAAAGCAGAAGCCGGATCGCCGCGCATGTCTGAACTCATCTTGTCGATTTCATCGAGCAAGAATAATGGGTTTTTCACGCCCACTTTAGCCATTTTTTGAATGACTTTACCTGGCATAGAACCAATATAAGTACGGCGATGACCACGGATTTCCGCTTCATCACGCACGCCGCCTAAAGCAACACGCACATACTTACGACCGGTCGCCTTAGCGATCGATTGACCCAAGGAAGTTTTACCCACACCTGGAGGTCCAACGAGACACAGGATTGGCCCTTTAAGCTGACGCACTCGGCTTTGGACTGCCAAATATTCCAAGATACGTTCTTTAACTTTTTCCAGACCAAAATGATCGGTATCGAGCACTTCTTGGGCTTTCGCTAAATCACGTTTGATTTTAGAGCGTTGGCTCCAAGGCACTGACGTCATCCAATCCACATAGCTGCGAACAACTGTGGCTTCTGCCGACATTGGCGACATCATACGTAGCTTGTTAAGCTCAGCCAGGGCTTTTTCTTTCGCCTCGGCGGGCATGTTAGCCTCTTCAATCTTACGATTTAAGGCTTCAAACTCGTCATGGCCTTCGTCTAAGTCACCCAGTTCTTTCTGGATGGCTTTCATCTGTTCGTTCAGATAGTACTCACGCTGACTTTTTTCCATCTGTTTTTTAACGCGGGTACGGATACGTTTCTCAACCTGCAATAGGTCGATCTCCGATTCCATCATCGCCATTAAAT of the Shewanella baltica genome contains:
- the lon gene encoding endopeptidase La, with product MTQEREAHIELPVLPLRDVVVYPHMVIPLFVGREKSIRCLETAMAQDKQIILVAQRDAELDEPSKDDIFEVGTVASILQLLKLPDGTVKVLVEGGRRARITRYTQETEFFVAKAEYLESEPLEDKEEEVLVRSAIGQFEGYIKLNKKIPPEVLTSLSGIDEAARLADTMAAHMPLKLEDKQSVLEMINVGERLEYLMAMMESEIDLLQVEKRIRTRVKKQMEKSQREYYLNEQMKAIQKELGDLDEGHDEFEALNRKIEEANMPAEAKEKALAELNKLRMMSPMSAEATVVRSYVDWMTSVPWSQRSKIKRDLAKAQEVLDTDHFGLEKVKERILEYLAVQSRVRQLKGPILCLVGPPGVGKTSLGQSIAKATGRKYVRVALGGVRDEAEIRGHRRTYIGSMPGKVIQKMAKVGVKNPLFLLDEIDKMSSDMRGDPASALLEVLDPEQNATFNDHYLEVDYDLSDVMFVATSNSMDIPGPLLDRMEVIRLSGYTEDEKLNIAKQHLLNKQIERNGLKAAEIKVEDSAIVGIIRYYTREAGVRSLERELSKICRKVVKMILLDKSVKSVTVNQENLKSFLGVQRFDYGKAESKNQIGQVTGLAWTQVGGDLLTIEATSVPGKGKLTYTGSLGDVMQESIQAAMTVVRARAEQLGINADFYEKRDIHVHVPEGATPKDGPSAGAAMCTALVSSLTGNPVRSDVAMTGEITLRGEVLPIGGLKEKLLAAHRGGIKLVLIPKENERDLEEIPANVIADLEIRPVRWVDEVLKLALERPVEGFEVVKNLA